From a single Balneolales bacterium ANBcel1 genomic region:
- a CDS encoding methylglyoxal synthase, giving the protein MGTEKSTPDTPNVKPRLQSSIMMAKRKRIVLIAHDNRKAQMLEWARWNKKLLGRHQLFGTGTTGGIISKELGLDVHLFKSGPLGGDQQVGSRISDGEIDLMIFFWDPMSAQPHDVDVKALLRLAVVYNIPVANNRSSADFMISSPLLQEEYERKIDDYAAVLIDP; this is encoded by the coding sequence ATGGGCACTGAGAAAAGTACACCGGATACACCGAATGTGAAGCCCCGGCTTCAGAGCAGCATTATGATGGCGAAGCGCAAGCGTATTGTGCTGATTGCCCACGATAACCGAAAGGCCCAGATGCTGGAATGGGCCCGCTGGAACAAGAAGCTGCTGGGCCGGCACCAGTTGTTCGGGACCGGTACCACCGGCGGCATCATATCCAAAGAGTTGGGGCTGGATGTGCATCTGTTCAAAAGCGGTCCGCTGGGAGGTGACCAGCAGGTGGGTTCAAGGATTTCCGACGGAGAAATCGACCTGATGATTTTTTTCTGGGATCCCATGTCGGCCCAGCCTCACGATGTTGATGTGAAGGCGCTGCTCAGACTTGCAGTGGTCTATAATATCCCGGTGGCCAATAACCGCTCATCTGCCGACTTTATGATATCTTCCCCGCTGCTTCAGGAGGAGTATGAGCGGAAGATCGATGACTACGCTGCGGTTTTGATCGATCCATAA
- a CDS encoding LuxR C-terminal-related transcriptional regulator, whose protein sequence is MDWLYDSIDGIKQHRFSVGDPEMERKETEERIKSFFPVGNQFVFAVNYDECRIPYISDGISEMLGYDVDEVDDLSFFYDITHPDDLEAVKALTIRFLSVFCGNIRLEPLKHVFHIVYRLRRQDGRYIRVQLQTGMLTHDANHAIVSSFGIFTDVSLLHGSDEVRAYMTGPGIPNFNFSNGPIPSGAHFTRREREIVALMGEGLSSEAIAKKLFISIQTVNTHRKNILHKAGVKNSAGLMAYFFRHGF, encoded by the coding sequence ATGGATTGGTTATATGACAGTATTGATGGCATCAAACAGCACCGTTTTTCCGTGGGTGATCCGGAAATGGAACGGAAGGAAACGGAGGAACGGATAAAAAGCTTCTTTCCGGTCGGTAATCAGTTTGTGTTTGCGGTGAATTATGATGAATGCCGGATACCATATATCTCGGACGGTATTTCAGAGATGCTGGGATATGATGTCGATGAAGTGGATGACCTCTCTTTTTTCTATGATATTACGCATCCTGATGACCTTGAAGCGGTCAAGGCGCTTACGATCCGGTTTCTGAGTGTTTTTTGCGGTAATATCCGTCTCGAGCCCCTGAAACATGTTTTTCATATCGTCTACCGGCTGCGGAGACAGGACGGGCGGTACATTCGTGTTCAGTTGCAGACGGGGATGCTGACCCACGACGCCAACCATGCCATTGTTTCGTCTTTTGGAATTTTTACCGATGTGAGTTTGCTTCACGGATCCGATGAGGTCCGGGCTTATATGACCGGGCCCGGTATCCCGAACTTCAATTTTTCTAATGGCCCGATCCCATCCGGAGCCCATTTCACCAGGAGGGAGAGAGAGATTGTCGCACTTATGGGTGAAGGGTTGAGCAGTGAAGCGATCGCAAAAAAACTGTTTATTTCCATTCAGACGGTCAATACCCATCGGAAGAACATCCTCCACAAGGCCGGGGTGAAGAACAGCGCCGGACTAATGGCCTATTTCTTCCGGCATGGCTTCTGA
- the hpt gene encoding hypoxanthine phosphoribosyltransferase gives MSFYEPETVVCNGSLFRLFISKEQIDKRIAELGEEINRDYKDKKPIFIGILNGAFIFLADLMRHVSVPCEVDFFKLSSYGDEKVSSGHVTERKDLDADVEGRHIVLIEDIVDTGLSMKYMVDRILEKNPASVKVMTLLHKPDATRHYVDVEYVGFQIPTLFVLGYGMDYAQEGRNLAQIYVIDEEAGEENG, from the coding sequence ATGAGTTTTTATGAACCGGAAACCGTTGTCTGCAACGGATCGCTATTTCGACTTTTTATCAGCAAGGAGCAAATAGACAAACGGATTGCCGAACTGGGCGAAGAAATCAACAGGGATTACAAGGATAAGAAGCCGATTTTTATCGGAATTCTGAACGGCGCATTTATTTTTCTTGCCGATTTGATGAGGCATGTAAGTGTTCCCTGCGAGGTCGACTTTTTCAAGCTGAGCAGCTACGGCGATGAAAAAGTTTCATCGGGCCATGTCACCGAGAGAAAAGATCTGGATGCCGATGTCGAAGGCCGCCATATCGTCTTGATTGAGGATATTGTGGATACCGGACTCTCCATGAAGTATATGGTGGATCGCATCCTTGAGAAGAATCCGGCATCGGTCAAGGTGATGACCCTCCTGCACAAACCCGACGCGACCCGCCACTATGTGGATGTGGAGTATGTCGGGTTTCAGATTCCCACTCTTTTTGTTCTGGGTTATGGGATGGATTACGCCCAGGAAGGCCGAAACCTGGCTCAAATTTACGTGATTGATGAAGAAGCCGGAGAAGAGAACGGGTAG
- the tilS gene encoding tRNA lysidine(34) synthetase TilS: protein MHIEAHISQHVHEFLERIGFAGEEKLVVGVSGGPDSMALLHVLARSYGRSLVAAHVNYGKRGAESDSDQHLVAESCRQWNVPLEIKDVRVHDIGERITAEAHKSEEYQVEESKQCEAPAGNFQDYARRVRRTFFLDVMKRHSAAAVAMAHHSDDQMETVFQKILRGSAPEHWAGMRGYDPPWLRPLLGFSRSDLLAYAEHHRVPYRIDRTNLTSDYARNLLRNRVFPELENHFPGWRSNLERIAGFGSLHREMLDYLLSGVVCGGNAGGGADSGSAHYRSMRLNRKQWFALPEPLRLPVARHWVREAAGFTGWSHGLVDRLSDLGQIQTGARISVTERLHIIRDRDCFVLVEPEVIVPKADEAAGRFSGTAEGSTLQRAGRRTDAETSTASGSESAQEAVQKENAGYELRSRELVQQPLTICGCVISAGRYRPDHHAFRLQLRLDSLPETLILRRWRAGDRLQPLGMNGSQLISDHLVNRKIPSTQKNETLVLVSFDETVHAVIFPQSLKSGEVGTIAEHARCHTEGEHVLLIQKQDHPS, encoded by the coding sequence ATGCATATCGAAGCCCATATTTCTCAACATGTTCATGAGTTTCTCGAACGCATCGGCTTTGCAGGCGAAGAGAAGCTGGTTGTGGGTGTGAGCGGTGGACCCGATTCCATGGCTCTGCTTCATGTGCTGGCCCGGTCATACGGTCGATCACTGGTTGCAGCCCATGTCAATTACGGAAAGCGAGGCGCCGAGTCGGATAGCGACCAGCACCTGGTTGCGGAAAGTTGCCGCCAATGGAACGTCCCTCTGGAGATTAAGGATGTGCGGGTTCACGACATCGGCGAACGGATAACGGCGGAAGCTCACAAGTCCGAAGAATATCAGGTGGAGGAGTCTAAGCAATGCGAGGCACCGGCCGGAAATTTTCAGGATTATGCCCGCAGGGTCAGACGGACTTTTTTTCTTGATGTGATGAAACGGCATTCTGCCGCTGCGGTTGCCATGGCCCACCACAGCGACGATCAGATGGAGACCGTTTTTCAAAAGATTCTTCGGGGGTCCGCTCCGGAACACTGGGCCGGGATGCGTGGATATGATCCCCCCTGGCTTCGACCGCTGCTTGGGTTTTCGAGGAGCGATCTGTTGGCCTATGCGGAGCATCACCGCGTTCCCTATCGAATTGATCGCACCAACCTGACTTCGGATTATGCCCGCAATCTGCTGCGGAATCGTGTGTTCCCCGAGCTGGAAAACCATTTTCCAGGGTGGAGGTCCAATCTGGAACGTATTGCCGGATTCGGATCGCTGCACCGGGAAATGCTGGATTACCTCCTGTCCGGTGTGGTTTGCGGCGGGAACGCCGGCGGAGGGGCAGATTCCGGGAGTGCGCACTACAGATCCATGCGCCTGAATCGTAAGCAATGGTTTGCCCTGCCGGAACCGCTTCGTCTGCCGGTTGCGCGTCACTGGGTCCGGGAAGCTGCCGGCTTCACAGGGTGGAGCCATGGCCTGGTAGACCGTCTGTCCGACCTGGGACAGATTCAGACCGGGGCCCGAATTTCTGTCACAGAACGGCTGCACATTATCCGCGACAGGGACTGCTTTGTTCTAGTGGAACCGGAAGTGATAGTCCCCAAGGCGGATGAAGCTGCCGGCCGATTTTCCGGTACAGCCGAGGGCAGCACACTTCAACGAGCCGGTCGCAGGACGGATGCGGAGACTTCCACTGCTTCCGGTTCCGAATCCGCTCAAGAGGCCGTTCAAAAGGAGAATGCCGGATATGAACTGCGTTCGCGGGAGCTTGTCCAACAGCCGCTCACTATCTGCGGATGTGTTATATCCGCCGGCCGCTATCGTCCGGATCACCATGCCTTCAGGCTGCAGTTGCGGCTGGATTCACTTCCGGAAACACTCATTCTGCGGCGATGGAGGGCAGGTGACCGGCTGCAGCCGCTTGGAATGAACGGCAGTCAGTTGATCTCCGACCATCTTGTCAATCGCAAGATCCCATCCACCCAAAAAAACGAAACTTTGGTCCTGGTTTCTTTTGATGAAACAGTTCATGCCGTTATATTCCCACAATCCCTGAAAAGTGGTGAAGTGGGTACCATAGCAGAGCACGCCCGGTGTCACACTGAGGGAGAACATGTCCTCTTAATCCAAAAACAGGATCATCCTTCATGA
- a CDS encoding methyl-accepting chemotaxis protein produces the protein MKTKTSWNKTDTWTIKTRMLVMTMGLLVFTGAIYIIVAGYVGGRSATNMVTYTLEAKAQAMESQLQLRFGRLAQAEGRLVDQEGNRVAGRNDVIDDISRMLNMDATVFERDGENFTRIATSIRENGQRAVGTRLDPSGEAHAAVMQRSTFIGRAHILGERYLTIYKPVVGERNEVIGVLFAGIPMTEAASARRSLVGFLTLIMIVVISVGAAGAWYFSNGINQVLNRIIDGLRSGADQVNASSNELSGSSQELSERANEQAAGIEETTSSLEEMSSQTNQTAENASLAERAVRNVDPLIASGVDAMQRMNQAMQEIHSSSDETSKIIKTIDDIAFQTNLLALNAAVEAARAGEAGKGFAVVAEEVRSLAQRSAEAARTTSDLIQKSQSSTESGTKVATEVSENLDKIKNSISDVSTLVVEISAASKEQATGISELNMVMNEMDKVVQQNASSSEESASTAQELSSQAQELNHMITDLLVLVGRSQDENKASTTRDRGPAISKFQGNGNGRSSTALRRGAIPAGAGVTNGNGNGNGHTAKSGHKRSHSGNGHSEYAHSGNGKSKNGKPENIIPFDDDDLDDF, from the coding sequence ATGAAAACAAAAACGAGTTGGAACAAGACGGACACGTGGACTATCAAGACCCGTATGCTGGTCATGACTATGGGTTTGCTGGTATTCACCGGTGCCATTTATATCATTGTGGCGGGATATGTGGGAGGGCGAAGTGCCACCAATATGGTTACCTATACCCTGGAGGCCAAAGCACAGGCCATGGAATCACAGCTTCAGTTGCGATTTGGCCGGCTTGCCCAGGCGGAGGGACGCCTGGTTGATCAGGAAGGCAATCGGGTAGCCGGCAGAAATGATGTCATCGATGATATATCCCGGATGCTGAACATGGATGCCACGGTATTTGAGCGTGACGGAGAAAATTTTACAAGAATCGCAACCAGTATCCGCGAAAACGGGCAGCGCGCAGTCGGAACCCGGCTGGATCCGTCAGGTGAAGCGCATGCTGCAGTTATGCAGCGGTCCACATTCATCGGACGGGCGCACATACTCGGCGAGCGCTACCTGACCATCTACAAACCGGTGGTTGGTGAGCGAAATGAAGTGATCGGTGTGCTGTTTGCAGGAATACCGATGACCGAAGCCGCCAGTGCCAGAAGGAGCCTGGTCGGATTTCTCACGCTCATAATGATTGTAGTTATTTCAGTAGGAGCGGCGGGAGCGTGGTATTTCAGCAACGGCATCAACCAGGTGTTGAATCGGATTATAGACGGGTTGAGAAGCGGGGCCGATCAGGTGAACGCTTCCTCGAATGAGCTGTCGGGATCCAGCCAGGAGCTGTCCGAACGCGCCAATGAGCAGGCCGCGGGAATCGAAGAGACGACTTCATCACTGGAGGAGATGTCTTCACAGACCAATCAGACGGCGGAAAATGCGAGCCTTGCCGAGCGCGCCGTCCGCAATGTGGATCCGCTCATAGCCAGCGGAGTGGATGCAATGCAGAGGATGAACCAGGCGATGCAGGAAATCCACAGCTCTTCCGATGAAACCTCAAAAATTATCAAAACCATCGATGATATCGCTTTCCAGACCAATCTGCTGGCGTTGAACGCGGCCGTTGAGGCGGCCAGGGCGGGAGAAGCCGGGAAAGGATTTGCCGTGGTAGCCGAGGAGGTGCGCAGCCTGGCGCAACGCAGCGCCGAAGCGGCAAGAACCACCTCGGATCTGATCCAAAAATCACAGAGCAGTACCGAAAGCGGCACGAAAGTAGCCACCGAGGTTTCGGAAAACCTGGACAAGATCAAGAACAGTATTTCGGATGTGAGCACGCTGGTGGTGGAAATTTCGGCGGCCTCCAAAGAACAAGCCACGGGAATCAGCGAACTGAACATGGTGATGAATGAAATGGACAAGGTGGTCCAGCAAAACGCGTCCAGTTCGGAAGAGTCGGCCAGCACGGCCCAGGAGCTCTCTTCCCAGGCTCAGGAGCTGAACCATATGATCACGGACCTGCTGGTACTTGTCGGTCGCAGCCAGGATGAGAATAAGGCCTCGACCACTCGCGATCGCGGGCCCGCCATATCAAAATTCCAGGGCAACGGTAACGGAAGAAGCAGCACGGCTTTGCGTCGCGGCGCTATTCCTGCCGGTGCCGGGGTCACCAATGGCAACGGTAACGGCAACGGCCATACCGCAAAATCAGGGCACAAACGTTCGCATTCCGGCAACGGTCATTCCGAATATGCCCATTCCGGCAACGGCAAATCAAAAAACGGGAAGCCGGAGAACATCATCCCGTTTGATGATGACGATCTGGACGATTTTTAG
- a CDS encoding biotin--[acetyl-CoA-carboxylase] ligase has protein sequence MFDISSYIKWLQTGRLGRRFWYFRSLESTNRYVQDLAGYRLTDGLVCLTEHQTAGKGQFGRTWDHSDGQDLAFTLVLKPRSNIPIQLVTLTAMLVLSKTCESVTGCKAEIKWPNDLLITGKKVAGMLTECRFNGRNLDRVAMGLGINVNRTTFSGELNSKATSLRLQAGGGTIDRSLLLAAFFNRLEPYLSAALDGDRDLLRAINRNIRGYGQWVSVHVDGVREQTPVKVLGINEFGYLLVLTANDDVKTYTHQQVRFETGSSAE, from the coding sequence TTGTTTGATATCTCCTCCTATATTAAATGGCTGCAGACAGGCAGGCTTGGCCGAAGATTTTGGTATTTCCGAAGCCTGGAATCGACCAACCGGTATGTCCAGGATCTGGCCGGTTATCGCCTGACCGACGGTCTCGTCTGCCTGACTGAACATCAGACTGCCGGAAAAGGCCAGTTCGGCCGAACCTGGGACCATTCCGACGGGCAGGACCTCGCCTTTACCCTGGTCCTGAAACCCCGGTCCAATATTCCCATTCAGTTGGTTACACTCACCGCGATGCTGGTATTGAGTAAAACCTGCGAGAGTGTGACCGGCTGCAAGGCCGAAATCAAATGGCCGAATGACCTCCTGATTACCGGAAAGAAAGTCGCCGGCATGTTGACAGAGTGCCGGTTTAACGGACGGAATCTGGATCGGGTGGCAATGGGACTCGGCATTAATGTCAATCGAACGACTTTTTCTGGAGAACTGAACAGCAAGGCGACATCGCTCAGGCTTCAGGCGGGAGGCGGGACAATTGACAGGTCTCTGCTGCTGGCTGCATTTTTCAACCGTCTGGAACCGTATCTGTCAGCGGCACTGGACGGCGATCGTGATCTTCTGCGAGCCATAAACCGGAATATTCGGGGATATGGTCAGTGGGTATCCGTCCATGTGGATGGCGTTCGTGAGCAGACTCCGGTCAAGGTGCTTGGCATCAATGAATTCGGATACCTGCTTGTGCTTACGGCCAATGATGATGTCAAAACCTACACCCATCAGCAGGTGCGTTTTGAAACCGGTTCTTCAGCAGAGTAA
- a CDS encoding isoamylase early set domain-containing protein produces the protein MIEKKFTPKRTICKVTFRVPEDWAGKEVSVVGDFNEWDTEANKLEAKNGSWETTLRLTPGTEYRFRYLLDGERWANDDSADGYASNPYGTEDSLLVIGN, from the coding sequence ATGATTGAGAAAAAATTCACCCCAAAAAGAACGATATGCAAAGTCACGTTCCGGGTTCCGGAAGACTGGGCAGGCAAAGAGGTTTCGGTAGTTGGAGATTTTAACGAATGGGACACCGAAGCCAACAAGCTTGAAGCCAAAAACGGCTCATGGGAAACAACCCTGAGACTGACTCCGGGCACCGAGTACCGATTCCGCTATCTGCTGGACGGTGAGCGTTGGGCCAATGACGACTCGGCAGACGGATACGCGTCCAATCCTTACGGAACCGAAGACTCCCTGCTGGTTATTGGAAACTGA
- a CDS encoding iron ABC transporter permease has product MISRFSGIFKIDNLPRWYFLAPSVLVGLSVLIPLLYLVVRALDADPELSMELVFRYRNLELLFNTLLLAVSTLVAGTLIALPLAWITTRTDIAGRKLLTLLGVLPLAIPGYVMAYALLGFSGANGTLAVLFGIELPRLSGFSGALAAISLYTFPYLYLNFRSALAGLDPSLEEASRSLGYRPFEVFLRVILPQLRPAYYAGTLIIFLYVLGDFGAVSLMRFETFSYAIFLQYAGSYDRVYAAWLALMLLALTSTALIVEYRLLRGLFFHRIGTGSEKKSGLVALGHWKWPAYIFVTVLVLASIVLPVSTIAYWMIEAFDPGQLTGLRRALTGSAMASAPAALLATALAIPLAYNGVRHPSRLTRGLERIAYLGYATPPLAFALALIFFTLNATPVLYQTLTLLIVAYALHFLAEAIGPVRSSLYQASPRLEEAARSLGYGRLKAFFFATFPVMRNGLVVSAAFVFMSAMKELPITFLLAPVGFETLAVNVWSYTAEAMFAQAAPYALVILLFSALFVGLLFTREWTARR; this is encoded by the coding sequence TTGATTTCCAGATTCTCAGGCATTTTCAAAATCGATAACCTGCCCCGATGGTACTTCCTGGCACCTTCCGTACTGGTTGGTCTGTCGGTGTTGATACCACTCCTGTATCTGGTAGTACGAGCCCTGGATGCCGATCCGGAGCTGTCCATGGAGCTGGTGTTCCGGTATCGCAATCTCGAGCTGCTGTTCAACACGCTTCTGCTCGCGGTCTCGACACTGGTTGCGGGCACGCTCATAGCCCTGCCGCTTGCCTGGATTACCACACGCACCGACATAGCAGGCCGAAAACTTCTCACCCTGCTGGGAGTGCTGCCCCTGGCCATCCCCGGTTATGTGATGGCCTACGCCCTGCTTGGCTTTTCCGGCGCCAACGGGACGCTTGCCGTCCTGTTCGGCATCGAGCTGCCCCGGCTTAGCGGCTTCAGCGGAGCACTGGCGGCCATCAGCCTCTACACCTTCCCCTATCTTTACCTGAATTTCCGATCGGCACTCGCCGGGCTGGACCCATCCCTTGAAGAAGCCTCCCGATCACTGGGCTACCGTCCCTTTGAAGTGTTTCTTCGGGTCATTCTCCCCCAGCTTCGTCCCGCTTACTATGCGGGAACGCTGATCATCTTCCTCTATGTGCTCGGCGACTTCGGAGCGGTTTCGCTGATGCGCTTTGAAACCTTCAGCTACGCCATTTTCCTGCAATATGCCGGTTCGTACGACAGGGTTTATGCCGCCTGGCTGGCGCTGATGCTGCTGGCACTGACCTCAACGGCGCTTATTGTGGAATACCGTCTGCTTCGCGGCCTGTTTTTTCATCGCATCGGCACCGGAAGCGAGAAAAAATCGGGACTGGTGGCACTGGGGCACTGGAAATGGCCGGCTTATATTTTTGTGACGGTCCTGGTGCTGGCATCGATCGTGCTTCCCGTAAGCACCATCGCGTACTGGATGATTGAGGCCTTTGATCCCGGCCAGCTCACCGGCCTGCGCCGGGCACTGACCGGCTCTGCGATGGCTTCGGCTCCCGCCGCGCTGCTGGCTACCGCATTGGCGATCCCACTGGCATACAACGGTGTACGCCATCCTTCGCGCCTGACCCGCGGCCTCGAACGAATCGCCTATCTGGGCTACGCCACCCCGCCCCTGGCGTTCGCCCTCGCGCTTATTTTCTTCACCCTGAACGCCACGCCGGTACTCTATCAGACCCTTACCCTGCTGATTGTCGCCTATGCGCTTCACTTTCTGGCCGAAGCTATCGGACCGGTTCGCAGCTCCCTGTACCAGGCTTCTCCGCGACTTGAAGAGGCCGCCCGCTCTCTGGGTTACGGCCGCCTGAAGGCGTTCTTTTTCGCCACATTCCCGGTAATGCGCAACGGTCTGGTCGTATCCGCCGCATTCGTATTCATGTCGGCAATGAAAGAACTGCCGATAACGTTTCTCCTGGCACCGGTCGGTTTCGAGACACTGGCCGTGAATGTCTGGAGTTACACGGCCGAAGCCATGTTTGCGCAAGCCGCTCCCTATGCTCTTGTTATTTTATTATTTTCTGCTCTTTTTGTTGGACTGCTGTTCACCCGGGAATGGACAGCCCGCCGATAG
- a CDS encoding ABC transporter ATP-binding protein, with product MNTLLQTSGLTKAFTAQENVVNDVSFSANRHEIFALLGPSGCGKTTTLRMIAGFERPDRGEVILNNRTLVGGSTFVEPEERGIGFVFQDYALFPHLPVIRNVMFGLKNVPRKHREERALEILCMMGLREFRDRSPFELSGGQQQRVALARAIAPTPELILLDEPFSNLDAVLRQSTRDEVRALLKKAGMSALLVTHDQEEALSFADRIAVMNEGRIEQIGTPEEVYYRPRTRFVAQFLGTTNLISADAIGATALTEFGRVNLDQPASGRVTLSIRPEHLTIEKPDRNRDNHLGEVITKDFKGHDITYRVRIKARECLVHTDNRVNFHPGDRVHVRPLETAVVLEEPIDPEPFMDRSKPQRSHRSSAHTPPEAAGKIS from the coding sequence ATGAACACACTGCTCCAGACAAGCGGACTCACCAAGGCCTTTACCGCGCAGGAAAACGTGGTCAACGATGTCTCTTTTTCGGCGAATCGTCACGAGATCTTTGCGCTTCTTGGTCCGAGCGGATGCGGTAAAACCACAACACTTCGCATGATTGCCGGTTTCGAACGTCCGGATCGCGGAGAGGTGATACTGAACAACCGCACCCTTGTCGGCGGATCCACTTTCGTGGAACCGGAAGAGCGGGGGATCGGATTCGTTTTTCAGGATTACGCGCTCTTTCCTCACCTTCCTGTAATAAGGAATGTGATGTTCGGACTCAAGAACGTGCCCCGCAAACACCGTGAAGAGCGGGCGCTGGAGATACTATGCATGATGGGCCTGCGCGAATTCCGCGACAGGAGTCCCTTTGAGCTATCCGGAGGCCAGCAGCAACGGGTGGCACTGGCCCGGGCCATTGCTCCGACACCCGAACTGATACTGCTGGATGAACCTTTTTCCAATCTGGACGCCGTTCTGCGGCAATCCACGCGCGATGAAGTTCGCGCATTGCTCAAGAAAGCCGGAATGAGTGCGCTGCTGGTGACCCATGACCAGGAAGAGGCGCTCTCTTTCGCCGATCGAATCGCCGTAATGAACGAAGGCCGGATCGAACAGATCGGTACCCCGGAAGAGGTCTATTACCGGCCGCGTACCCGTTTCGTGGCCCAGTTTCTGGGAACGACCAATCTTATCAGCGCGGATGCCATCGGAGCCACGGCGCTCACCGAGTTCGGCAGGGTCAACCTCGATCAGCCGGCCAGCGGAAGAGTGACCCTCTCCATACGCCCGGAACACCTAACCATCGAAAAGCCGGATCGCAATCGCGACAACCACCTGGGCGAAGTGATCACAAAAGACTTCAAGGGTCACGATATCACCTACCGGGTGCGCATCAAGGCGCGAGAATGCCTGGTTCACACCGACAACCGGGTCAATTTCCATCCCGGCGACCGGGTCCATGTCAGGCCGCTGGAAACGGCGGTGGTTCTTGAAGAGCCGATCGACCCGGAACCGTTTATGGATCGATCAAAACCGCAGCGTAGTCATCGATCTTCCGCTCATACTCCTCCTGAAGCAGCGGGGAAGATATCATAA
- the lysC gene encoding lysine-sensitive aspartokinase 3, producing the protein MSSSKRIVSKFGGSSMADAEAMHRSAAIVAKQNSSVVVVSATYGTTNLLVEAAEKSGGGDFSVIRPIIDQIVEKHNAIAADLKISNEARKDLEALYEELGTLLELLVSKSRAAGEMLPGSGSDPSRKPYSDEESGDNPDREKILELQDSLFGIGERMSSRLFTECLSSIGVTAGYFDAATILRTDNRFSRATPDFSAIEPLAGAHLEPLIAGDERPTIVTQGFIGSTESGIRTTLGRGGSDYSAAIFAWALNADVLEIWTDVGGVATTDPRIAPNAKPISELSFQEAAEMATFGAKILHPSTLIPAIWRDIPVYVGSSINPDEGGTWIYRNVGQAPLIRALTIRRKQSLLTITTPDMLNTYGFLYRVFKVFNDHKVSVDSITTSEISVAMTVDDATLDDRKMLGDLEKLGQLNIEKSFELVSVIGNNINHTAGLARVVFKALSDMNVRMIGQGASKHNFCFLVDEGSGEVAVKRLHAALIESGDFV; encoded by the coding sequence ATGAGTTCATCCAAAAGGATCGTTTCCAAGTTCGGGGGCAGCTCCATGGCCGATGCCGAAGCCATGCACCGAAGTGCCGCCATCGTAGCCAAACAAAACAGTTCCGTGGTTGTGGTCTCAGCTACATACGGAACCACCAACCTGCTGGTGGAAGCCGCCGAAAAATCTGGCGGGGGCGATTTTTCTGTCATTCGCCCGATCATTGATCAGATTGTTGAGAAACACAATGCCATAGCCGCCGACCTGAAGATTTCAAACGAAGCCCGAAAAGATCTGGAAGCCTTGTACGAGGAACTGGGAACGTTGCTGGAGCTGCTGGTCAGCAAAAGCCGGGCGGCCGGGGAGATGCTTCCGGGTTCGGGATCCGACCCATCCAGGAAACCCTATTCCGATGAGGAGTCGGGCGATAACCCGGATCGTGAGAAAATTCTCGAACTGCAGGATTCGCTTTTCGGCATCGGTGAGCGGATGTCGAGCCGACTGTTTACGGAGTGCCTGAGCTCTATTGGTGTCACTGCCGGCTATTTTGACGCGGCTACCATCCTGCGTACCGATAACAGGTTTTCACGGGCGACTCCCGACTTCAGCGCGATTGAACCACTTGCCGGCGCCCACCTCGAACCGCTTATTGCCGGTGATGAGCGGCCGACGATCGTTACGCAAGGCTTTATCGGAAGCACCGAATCGGGTATCCGAACGACGCTCGGACGCGGAGGAAGCGACTACAGCGCAGCGATTTTCGCCTGGGCTCTGAATGCAGACGTATTGGAAATATGGACCGATGTGGGGGGAGTGGCGACCACCGATCCGCGTATCGCACCCAATGCAAAACCCATCAGTGAGCTTAGTTTTCAGGAAGCAGCCGAGATGGCTACCTTCGGCGCCAAGATTCTCCATCCGTCCACCCTGATCCCCGCCATTTGGCGCGACATTCCCGTCTATGTGGGGAGCAGCATCAACCCCGACGAAGGCGGTACGTGGATCTACCGCAATGTGGGGCAGGCGCCTCTCATTCGCGCGCTCACGATACGCCGGAAACAAAGCCTTTTGACAATCACCACCCCCGACATGCTCAATACCTATGGGTTCCTTTACCGGGTATTCAAGGTTTTCAACGATCACAAGGTCAGTGTCGACAGTATCACCACCAGTGAAATCAGTGTGGCCATGACCGTTGACGACGCCACCCTGGACGATCGCAAGATGCTGGGTGATCTCGAGAAGCTGGGCCAGCTGAATATCGAGAAGAGTTTTGAGCTGGTTTCGGTCATCGGAAACAACATCAATCACACCGCCGGACTGGCCCGCGTAGTGTTCAAGGCACTTTCGGATATGAATGTGAGGATGATCGGACAGGGTGCCAGCAAGCACAATTTCTGTTTTCTGGTGGATGAGGGCAGCGGCGAGGTGGCCGTCAAGCGCCTGCATGCCGCGCTTATTGAAAGCGGGGATTTTGTGTAG